The Mauremys mutica isolate MM-2020 ecotype Southern chromosome 1, ASM2049712v1, whole genome shotgun sequence genome has a segment encoding these proteins:
- the LOC123347312 gene encoding MIEF1 upstream open reading frame protein-like, with protein sequence MAAWSREAVLNLYRALLRQGRGLRYTDRDFYLASIRREFRKNQQLERLEDRERQLEKGLAFLHNRLGGLV encoded by the coding sequence ATGGCAGCGTGGTCCCGTGAGGCAGTGCTGAACCTCTATCGCGCTCTGCTGCGCCAGGGCCGTGGTCTACGCTACACCGACCGTGATTTCTACCTCGCCTCAATCCGGCGTGAGTTCCGCAAGAACCAGCAGCTGGAACGGCttgaagacagagagagacaacTGGAGAAGGGACTGGCCTTCCTGCACAATAGACTGGGAGGGTTGGTTTAG